A region from the Pirellulales bacterium genome encodes:
- a CDS encoding carboxypeptidase-like regulatory domain-containing protein, whose translation MAEIAMNLAGWHRGAPRCGGVAAAALLLSLFVGCSPHDPAGTVPVRGQVTYRGQPVEGATVTFADPDGKRTPGADITDAAGGYRLAVKPGNYTVLVSKFQAAPNTQAVSMEQAAGGNTSADQPKNVLPDKYNELDASPLTCEVKSGGEIAFEVELLD comes from the coding sequence ATGGCCGAGATCGCGATGAACCTGGCTGGCTGGCATCGCGGCGCCCCCCGCTGCGGTGGGGTGGCGGCCGCGGCGCTGCTTCTTTCGCTCTTCGTCGGTTGTTCCCCTCACGACCCGGCCGGCACCGTGCCCGTCCGCGGCCAAGTGACCTACCGAGGCCAACCGGTCGAAGGAGCAACCGTGACGTTCGCCGACCCCGACGGTAAACGCACGCCCGGAGCCGACATCACCGACGCCGCCGGCGGCTATCGACTGGCGGTGAAGCCAGGCAACTATACGGTGCTGGTGTCCAAGTTCCAGGCGGCTCCCAACACGCAGGCCGTGAGCATGGAACAGGCGGCCGGCGGCAACACATCGGCCGACCAGCCGAAGAACGTGTTGCCCGACAAGTACAACGAGCTTGACGCGTCGCCGTTGACGTGCGAAGTGAAGTCCGGCGGCGAGATCGCTTTCGAGGTGGAGTTGCTGGATTGA
- a CDS encoding DUF1559 domain-containing protein → MPNWPAKQAVRRAFTLVELLVVIAIIGILVALLLPAVQAAREAARRSQCGNNLKQLSLAAMEYHDAFNRFPFLRGGPNNPDANRCGDYHGVVSLLPYIEQAPRYEQFVDTSPPPDPWNNGYLPWQANLSVLLCPSAPSVGNVRESNIGQRSYHFCVGTTIANYSGATNGIYSFQTLGASPKSKPACFGQSLQKGINEILDGTTHTVGMSEKGLGATALTIAGQSVYPYSVAALTANPTLCLATARNGEYIVSGIAVWTAGDLWAFGHPHWGAFTTILPPNSPSCYDVNSNNPSNANGIFSPSSAHPGGALCAMADASVRLISQDIDCAAYGMPPSQNFGVWGAMGTVEGGEALQIE, encoded by the coding sequence ATGCCCAACTGGCCAGCGAAGCAGGCGGTCCGCCGCGCGTTTACCTTGGTTGAATTGCTGGTGGTGATTGCGATCATCGGCATTTTGGTGGCGCTGTTGCTGCCCGCCGTGCAGGCGGCCCGTGAAGCCGCGCGCCGCTCGCAATGCGGCAACAACCTGAAACAACTGTCGCTGGCCGCGATGGAATATCACGACGCCTTCAACCGCTTTCCGTTTTTGCGGGGCGGCCCGAACAATCCGGACGCGAACCGCTGCGGTGATTATCATGGGGTCGTGTCGTTGCTCCCGTATATCGAGCAGGCCCCGCGCTACGAGCAGTTTGTCGACACGTCGCCGCCTCCCGACCCGTGGAACAACGGTTATCTTCCCTGGCAGGCGAACCTGAGCGTGCTGCTCTGCCCGTCGGCGCCGTCGGTCGGAAATGTACGGGAGTCGAACATCGGCCAACGGAGCTATCACTTCTGTGTCGGAACCACCATCGCCAACTACTCGGGCGCGACGAACGGCATCTATAGTTTCCAGACGCTGGGGGCCAGCCCGAAAAGCAAGCCGGCTTGTTTCGGCCAATCGCTGCAAAAAGGCATCAACGAAATCCTCGACGGCACCACCCACACCGTGGGGATGAGCGAAAAAGGGCTGGGAGCGACCGCGCTGACGATCGCCGGGCAAAGCGTCTATCCTTATTCGGTGGCGGCGCTGACGGCGAACCCCACGCTCTGCCTGGCGACGGCCCGAAACGGAGAGTATATCGTCAGCGGCATCGCCGTTTGGACGGCGGGCGACCTGTGGGCCTTTGGGCACCCGCACTGGGGCGCCTTTACCACCATCTTGCCGCCCAACAGCCCTTCGTGCTACGACGTGAACTCCAACAACCCCAGCAACGCCAACGGCATTTTTTCGCCCAGCAGCGCTCATCCCGGCGGCGCTTTGTGCGCCATGGCCGATGCCAGCGTGAGGTTGATCAGCCAGGACATCGATTGCGCCGCCTATGGCATGCCGCCCAGCCAGAACTTTGGCGTGTGGGGCGCCATGGGCACGGTCGAAGGCGGCGAGGCTTTGCAAATCGAGTGA